The nucleotide window TCCGGGATTGAGCATCAACAGCTTCAAAATTGCCGTTTCCGTGCGGGTCAGCTTAACGCTTTGCTTCCCAACAAAAGCCTGGCGCAAAAGTGGCTTTAAAGTCAGCATTCCGCAAGTCAGGACATCCTCCTGCCGCATTCGCGAAGGCCGCAGCTGCACTTCAATCCGTGCCAGCAGTTCGCGGGGTTCAAAGGGTTTGGTGATGTAATCCACTGCACCGCTGCGCAGCAGCTGAACTTTATCATCGAGATCGCCGCGGGCACTGACCACAATGACTGGAATTTGTTCCGCCAGCGCTAAAACCGCTTCGCCCTGTATTCCGGGAAGCATCAGATCCAGCAGGATCAGATCCGGCTGGCGATGTTGTAGCACCCATTGAGCTTCGGTTCCGGAATAAGCCTGAATGATCTGATACCCCTGCGAAATTAAAAGCTCGGCGATCAGATTGCTGATCGACGGATCATCTTCGACGATCAAGATCGTTTTCATAAGCTGCGCTCCTTTCATTACCTGGCCGCTGAA belongs to Holdemania massiliensis and includes:
- a CDS encoding response regulator transcription factor, with the translated sequence MKTILIVEDDPSISNLIAELLISQGYQIIQAYSGTEAQWVLQHRQPDLILLDLMLPGIQGEAVLALAEQIPVIVVSARGDLDDKVQLLRSGAVDYITKPFEPRELLARIEVQLRPSRMRQEDVLTCGMLTLKPLLRQAFVGKQSVKLTRTETAILKLLMLNPGQVIPKSQMLDQISEDTPDGMENSLKVHISHLRSKLRTISEQEMIESVWGIGFRIHPQS